One Dysidea avara chromosome 7, odDysAvar1.4, whole genome shotgun sequence genomic region harbors:
- the LOC136261577 gene encoding thiosulfate transporter TsuA-like, whose translation MMSSESSSLQTASGDAAASKGKVSFFQANKSLIQISVLSGCGVACTLAFEKARVFDPSVIQDQMDFSRFVMLKMFLTAVTTGLVSMSALSIIPATKQKFMIARDAFVGPLKCKGILSSAIGGALLGMGMTISGTCPGMVFVQIGGGVSNAVYTLAGGFAGVLVYGLVEPFIRSAIRPAQPAKHHWMDHYLGMNFASVALPLAVVIGSVVAAVEYYVPWSTEVVTSNTGNFLTVPSWSPIVSGMMIGLAQVPLVLTVDDTLGSTTAYRTILAQLIPNSLSKKLLSYFHGIQNNMDSWWQVIYLGSIMITAYVSASLSHNYNSVQGVSIPSSLIGGFLLLFGSRLASGCTSGHGLSGLALLKVLSFVNVPAIFAGAMGLQFIRNLL comes from the exons ATGATGAGCTCCGAGTCCTCTTCGCTACAGACCGCAAGTGGAGATGCTGCAGCAAGTAAAGGAAAAGTTTCCTTTTTTCAAGCCAACAAATCTTTGATCCAAATCTCGGTGCTATCCGGTTGTGGAGTTGCTTGTACATTAGCCTTTGAGAAAGCAAGAG TGTTTGATCCTTCTGTGATACAAGACCAGATGGACTTCTCAAGATTTGTAATGCTCAAGATGTTCCTTACAGCGGTGACCACAG GACTTGTAAGCATGTCTGCACTCTCAATCATTCCTGCAACTAAGCAAAAATTTATGATAGCAAGAGACGCATTTGTGGGGCCACTGAAGTGCAAAGGAATCCTCAGCTCTGCAATAGGAGGAGCTCTCCTTGGAATGGGAATGACCATCAGTGGAACT TGTCCTGGTATGGTGTTTGTACAAATTGGTGGAGGAGTTTCTAATGCAG TGTACACGCTGGCTGGTGGATTTGCTGGAGTGCTGGTATATGGATTAGTTGAGCCATTCATTAGATCAGCAATAAGACCAGCTCAACCAGCTAAACATCACTG GATGGACCATTACCTGGGGATGAACTTTGCCTCAGTAGCTCTACCTCTAGCAGTTGTCATAGGCTCTGTAGTTGCTGCAGTAGAGTACTATGTCCCATGGAGCACTGAAGTGGTCACATCCAATACTGGAAACTTCCTTACCGTACCAAGTTGGTCACCGATTGTATCAG GGATGATGATTGGTTTAGCACAGGTCCCATTGGTGTTAACAGTAGATGACACTCTTGGGAGCACCACTGCATATCGTACTATCTTAGCTCAGCTCATACCCAACTCCTTGTCAAAGAAACTGCTTTCATACTTCCATGGAATTCAAAACAACATGGACAGTTGGTGGCAG GTGATATATCTGGGTAGCATCATGATCACAGCCTATGTATCAGCCAGCCTGTCTCACAATTATAACAGTGTTCAAGGTGTCAGTATACCAAGCTCACTCATTGGTGGATTTCTGTTGCTGTTTGGATCTAGACTAGCTTCTGGCTGTACAAG TGGTCATGGGTTGTCAGGACTTGCACTACTAAAAGTTTTGTCATTTGTCAATGTTCCTGCAATATTTGCTGGAGCAATGGGACTACAGTTCATCAGAAACTTACTATAA
- the LOC136261579 gene encoding ubiquitin-conjugating enzyme E2 U-like, with product MIHSRAFLLLRKELILFQQQQQERGISVSLVEDDMFLWNATIKLVEESVWKGGIFEALIHFNGEYNEVAPKVQFLTIPFHPNVDAKTGEAYLRIVHYWCGEYTASQLLLSIQDLFGDPDLRDVAVLNKDAAKMLQFSPFTYKQMALDCVAASLRIQSGKAPYGDKINKEVESIAVSYKPIEESSDLHAKPISFADYQTYWKGIATSVADVDGSTILQTGFNTDIASKEEETTLEHQAVVFQDMLHRYHSLKYGIIRSRNHPTKPKSARKQRAEHMDQLKMLYHRETGHDHSTKLSTPKDKDTNTDIQQLLDWTQQLDPDAIDSDAII from the exons ATGATACATTCGCGTGCATTCCTTCTACTTCGTAAAGAATTGATTCTTTtccagcaacaacaacaagagCGG GGGATATCCGTGTCTTTGGTTGAAGATGATATGTTTCTTTGGAATGCAACTATCAAGCTAGTTGAGGAATCAGTGTGGAAAG GTGGTATTTTTGAAGCCTTGATTCATTTTAATGGTGAGTACAATGAAGTAGCCCCTAAGGTGCAGTTCCTCACCATACCATTCCACCCCAATG TTGATGCAAAAACAGGTGAAGCTTATTTGAGGATTGTTCACTATTGGTGTGGGGAATACACCGCATCACAACTTCTGTTAAGTATACAA GATTTGTTTGGTGATCCTGACTTGAGAGATGTGGCTGTACTGAATAAAGATGCTGCCAAAATGTTACAGTTTTCTCCATTCACTTATAAGCAAATGGCTCTGGATTGTGTGGCTGCCAGCCTGCGTATACAAA GTGGCAAGGCACCTTATGGTGACAAGATCAATAAAGAAGTGGAATCCATTGCTGTCTCATACAAGCCAATTGAGGAGTCAAGTGACCTTCATGCCAAGCCAATCTCATTTGCTGATTACCAGACGTACTGGAAAGGgatagctacttcagtagctGATGTGGATGGGAGCACAA TACTTCAGACTGGCTTCAATACTGACATTGCATCTAAAGAAGAAGAGACAACTTTAGAACATCAAGCTGTAGTATTTCAAGACATGTTGCACAG ATACCACTCTCTGAAATATGGCATCATTCGATCAAGAAACCATCCAACTAAGCCAAAAAGTGCTCGAAAACAACGAGCAGAACACATGGATCAACTTAAAATGCTCTACCATCGAGAAACAG GCCATGATCACTCTACTAAACTATCAACACCCAAAGACAAAGACACAAATACTGACATTCAACAATTACTGGACTGGACACAACAATTAGATCCTGATGCtattgatagtgatgcaattaTTTAA